Proteins encoded by one window of Pelmatolapia mariae isolate MD_Pm_ZW linkage group LG14, Pm_UMD_F_2, whole genome shotgun sequence:
- the LOC134641559 gene encoding vomeronasal type-2 receptor 1 yields the protein MFPVHKRVASNKGNTSSVPLSSGCVGFNFRTFRWAQTMLFAIKEINARDDLLPKTDLGYVIYDSCFTISKAVEGTLTYLTGQDEAVPNYRCGDGAPLAALVGAGGSDLSIATARILGLYHFPQVSYCSTCSALKSKFQFPTFLRTIPNDEHQSTAMAKMVLHFGWTWVGTIAADDDYGKYGIKDFKDQVEQAGVCISFSETLPKVHSPEAIQRIVQTVIDSTAKIIVVFSSDVDLSPLINELLLNNVTNRTWIASEAWITSALISRPPGVSSILAGTLGFGVKRADIPGLQRHLLNLDPYADLLTEEFWETLFNCTLDYSKAMRMAKQRATYVNGTLSRTMTGLPDGLCTGQESVAQLNSTYSDISQLRITYSVYKAVYAVANALHNLEHCEPGKGPFVGKTCADINNFEPWQLMYYVKNVRFKMPNTGEEIFFNDGDVEGFYDIINWQVNNNGEISYVTVGNYNGSAAPEDRMTIMNDSIVWNNDMLEPPRSVCSENCQPGTRKGIRQGEPVCCFDCIPCADGEISNTTDARECILCTGDFWSNAAHDACVPKLIEFLAFGEPLGITLIAISAFGALVTIAVGVLFIMHIGTPLVKANDTLLSFSLLFSLVVTFLCSIVFLGEPQHWSCMTSQVALALGFALCLSSIIGKAAVLMLRAQVLKAARARAKAAAKAAKAAARAAAEAAANDGSPDVIVTNTLHNDTSAPAIPEVDRLTCAHQRAIAAVATLIQAIACTVWLIVLPPQPVKNTSGQNIKIILECDQGSVVFICCIFAYDILLALLAFIFAFIARKLEDYVSEAKCLTFGMLVFFIVWISFVPAYLSTRGKFMVAVQIFAILASSFGLLTCIFLPKCYILLIKPDRNKEELMKPRPKPKDGTSTGTSASLATTATEATIATTAIDD from the exons ATGTTTCCTGTTCACAAGCGCGTTGCTTCCAACAAGGGCAACACTTCGAGTGTGCCTCTCTCCTCAGGCTGTGTGGG GTTTAACTTTCGTACCTTCCGCTGGGCACAGACCATGTTGTTTGCCATCAAGGAAATTAATGCAAGGGACGACCTGCTTCCCAAAACTGACCTGGGTTACGTCATCTACGACTCCTGCTTCACCATCTCCAAGGCTGTGGAGGGCACCCTGACCTACCTGACAGGCCAAGACGAAGCTGTACCCAACTACCGCTGTGGCGATGGAGCGCCTCTGGCTGCTCTAGTGGGAGCCGGGGGCTCGGATCTGTCCATCGCGACTGCCAGGATCCTGGGACTTTATCATTTTCCGCAG GTCAGTTATTGTTCGACATGCTCTGCTCTGAAAAGTAAGTTCCAGTTCCCCACCTTCTTAAGGACCATTCCCAATGACGAGCACCAGTCTACGGCTATGGCCAAGATGGTGCTACACTTTGGTTGGACTTGGGTGGGCACCATAGCTGCTGATGATGATTATGGCAAGTACGGCATCAAAGACTTCAAGGACCAGGTTGAGCAAGCTGGCGTCTGCATCTCCTTCTCTGAGACCTTGCCCAAG GTGCATTCCCCAGAGGCCATCCAGCGCATTGTTCAAACTGTAATTGACTCCACAGCCAAAATCATTGTGGTCTTTTCATCTGATGTGGACCTCAGTCCTCTTATCAACGAGCTGCTCCTCAACAATGTGACCAACCGTACCTGGATCGCCAGCGAGGCCTGGATTACCTCCGCTCTCATCAGCCGGCCACCTGGG GTGAGCTCTATCCTTGCCGGCACCCTGGGTTTTGGGGTGAAGAGGGCTGACATCCCCGGCCTTCAGCGTCATCTACTGAATCTGGACCCCTATGCAGACTTGCTCACTGAGGAATTCTGGGAGACG CTGTTTAACTGCACGTTGGACTACAGCAAAGCTATGAGAATGGCAAAACAGAGGGCCACGTACGTGAACGGCACACTGTCCAGGACAATGACAGGATTGCCTGATGGGCTGTGTACTGGGCAGGAGTCTGTGGCACAACTCAACAGCACGTACTCTGACATCTCTCAGTTACGAATCACTTACAG CGTGTACAAAGCTGTGTATGCTGTAGCCAACGCCTTGCACAACCTGGAGCACTGTGAACCTGGAAAAGGGCCGTTTGTCGGGAAAACCTGTGCTGACATCAACAACTTTGAGCCGTGGCAG CTGATGTATTACGTGAAGAATGTGCGTTTCAAAATGCCAAACACAGGGGAGGAGATCTTCTTTAACGACGGCGATGTAGAAGGCTTCTATGACATCATCAACTGGCAGGTCAATAATAATGGGGAGATATCTTATGTCACTGTGGGGAACTACAATGGCTCTGCAGCTCCAGAGGACAGGATGACTATAATGAACGACTCCATTGTGTGGAACAACGACATGTTGGAG CCTCCTCGGTCAGTGTGCAGTGAGAACTGTCAGCCGGGCACCAGGAAGGGGATCCGACAGGGAGAGCCGGTCTGCTGCTTTGACTGCATTCCCTGTGCTGACGGAGAGATCAGCAACACAACTG ATGCCCGTGAATGCATCCTGTGCACTGGCGATTTCTGGTCCAATGCGGCTCATGATGCCTGTGTACCAAAACTCATTGAGTTCCTGGCCTTTGGAGAACCACTGGGAATTACTCTTATTGCCATCTCTGCCTTTGGAGCTTTAGTCACCATCGCTGTCGGG gTATTGTTTATTATGCACATTGGCACCCCTCTGGTGAAAGCCAACGATACACTGTTGAGTTTTTCACTGCTCTTCTCTCTGGTGGTGACCTTCCTCTGCTCCATCGTCTTCCTCGGAGAGCCACAGCACTGGAGCTGCATGACCAGTCAAGTAGCCTTGGCTCTAGGGTTCGCCCTCTGCCTTTCCTCCATAATTG GTAAGGCAGCAGTATTGATGCTAAGAGCCCAGGTGCTGAAAGCTGCCCGAGCCCGAGCAAAAGCTGCAGCCAAAGCTGCAAAAGCTGCTGCAAGAGCAGCCGCCGAAGCAGCGGCGAATGATGGCAGTCCTGATGTCATCGTAACCAACACACTCCACAATGACACCAGTGCCCCTGCTATCCCTGAGGTCGACCGTCTCACCTGTGCTCACCAGAGGGCAATAGCTGCTGTAGCTACATTAATACAG GCTATAGCGTGCACAGTGTGGCTCATTGTCCTACCTCCACAACCCGTCAAGAACACCTCTGGTCAGAATATAAAGATCATTCTCGAGTGCGATCAAGGCTCTGTGGTTTTCATCTGTTGCATCTTTGCTTATGACATCCTGCTGGCGCTGCTGGCCTTTATCTTTGCCTTCATAGCTCGCAAACTGGAGGACTACGTCAG TGAGGCAAAATGTCTTACCTTCGGCATGCTGGTCTTCTTCATCGTGTGGATCTCTTTTGTCCCGGCTTACCTCAGCACCCGTGGCAAGTTCATGGTTGCCGTTCAGATTTTTGCCATCTTGGCTTCCAGCTTTGGCCTGCTAACCTGCATCTTCTTGCCCAAATGCTACATCCTTTTGATCAAACCTGATCGCAATAAGGAGGAGCTGATGAAGCCCCGACCCAAACCTAAAGATGGAACCTCAACTGGGACGTCAGCGTCTCTCGCTACGACTgcaactgaggctacaattgcAACCACTGCTATCGATGACTAG